One Myxococcota bacterium genomic window carries:
- a CDS encoding polysaccharide deacetylase family protein, with protein sequence MKGKLPQLLRWLVIVAAGAGFLGVRAVQVDHPAPSDAPIEVAVTVDDLPRMAIPNSGSADVVLHRLVTAFQRHHLPPVTGFVNGKRLEEHPEDRAALREWLAAGNRIGNHTYSHPDLAKTSLAEFSEDVRRNEAVLESLQPGHDWRVFRYPFLQEGASESAREAARSYLFSRGYRIAEVTVDFEDWQWFPIFHRCHADDRDVEKLRARYRRAARDTLLDSDRQARTLFGRRIRQVLLIHAGEFTADMIDDLLEEYEAMGVRFVSLDDAMQDTVYHLDPRFARNWGSPFLYQVRTALRGEDPNAKWPPYPELASYCQ encoded by the coding sequence GTGAAGGGAAAGCTGCCACAGCTGCTGCGCTGGCTGGTGATCGTTGCCGCGGGCGCCGGGTTTCTCGGCGTGCGCGCGGTGCAGGTCGACCACCCCGCGCCGTCCGATGCGCCGATCGAGGTCGCGGTCACGGTCGACGACCTGCCGCGCATGGCGATCCCGAATTCGGGGTCCGCGGACGTGGTGCTACACCGGCTGGTGACGGCCTTCCAGCGCCACCACCTGCCGCCGGTGACCGGCTTCGTGAACGGCAAGCGGCTCGAGGAGCACCCCGAGGATCGCGCCGCGCTCCGGGAGTGGCTCGCGGCCGGCAACCGCATCGGCAATCACACCTACTCGCACCCCGACCTCGCCAAGACGTCGCTCGCGGAGTTCTCGGAGGACGTGCGGCGCAACGAGGCGGTGCTAGAGTCACTGCAGCCCGGTCACGACTGGCGCGTGTTCCGCTACCCGTTCCTGCAGGAGGGCGCGAGCGAGTCGGCACGCGAGGCCGCGCGCTCCTACCTGTTCTCGCGCGGCTACCGCATCGCCGAAGTCACGGTCGACTTCGAGGACTGGCAGTGGTTCCCGATCTTCCACCGTTGCCACGCCGACGACCGCGACGTGGAGAAGCTGCGCGCGCGCTACCGGCGCGCGGCGCGCGACACGCTGCTCGACTCCGACCGCCAGGCGCGCACGCTGTTCGGCCGGCGCATCCGCCAGGTGCTGCTGATCCACGCGGGTGAGTTCACCGCCGACATGATCGACGACCTGCTCGAGGAGTACGAGGCCATGGGCGTGCGCTTCGTGTCGCTCGACGACGCCATGCAAGACACGGTCTACCACCTCGACCCGCGCTTCGCGCGCAACTGGGGCAGCCCGTTCCTGTACCAGGTGCGCACGGCCCTGCGCGGCGAGGATCCCAACGCCAAGTGGCCGCCCTACCCGGAGCTCGCGTCCTACTGCCAGTGA